Proteins from a genomic interval of Mesobacillus sp. S13:
- a CDS encoding GerAB/ArcD/ProY family transporter: MKRNEGKIGIKEYVAIIALTIGTKLSDDTPTIIYENARNAGWIVVLLMGVMAFIPVILLIKVLSAHKGKNLHEVIIHIFGKFFGTIISILLLVAGVASITVDTGIYVDIIGTMYFTKTPPSIIYVILMLVCGYGAKRGIEQIGTVAWVLLPYLKITLFIAILVSLNTGHFDYIFPILGEGSMEILKASAKNVSIFSDLFFIGLIAPLVVSFKDFKKGTILGLIMVTLEISLAMVTFVMLFDYSTAEMLSYPFHETIRYIEVGFLQNVETLFFPFWLVATFIRFSFYLYISAVLLAGILNIKESEYLIPLITTLIILFGLAPDSPSIVLYNMRQNILMMVSPVFFLLPPLMWLIAKIRGDFKNGTVQESN, translated from the coding sequence ATGAAACGAAACGAGGGGAAAATTGGGATAAAAGAATATGTGGCGATCATTGCCTTAACAATTGGTACCAAGCTTAGTGACGATACTCCCACAATTATTTACGAAAATGCAAGGAACGCCGGATGGATCGTCGTTTTGCTGATGGGCGTAATGGCTTTTATCCCGGTCATCCTGTTGATTAAAGTTTTGTCAGCTCATAAAGGCAAGAATCTGCATGAGGTCATCATCCACATATTTGGAAAGTTTTTCGGGACAATCATTTCTATTCTTCTCCTGGTGGCAGGAGTTGCTTCTATTACCGTTGATACCGGTATATACGTTGATATAATTGGCACCATGTATTTCACGAAGACTCCTCCCAGTATCATTTATGTCATTTTGATGCTGGTCTGCGGCTATGGAGCTAAGAGGGGAATTGAGCAGATTGGAACTGTGGCTTGGGTATTGCTGCCCTATTTGAAAATCACATTATTCATTGCGATACTAGTCAGTTTGAATACTGGCCACTTTGATTATATTTTTCCGATTTTAGGTGAAGGCAGTATGGAGATACTTAAGGCCTCTGCCAAAAATGTATCCATCTTTTCGGATTTGTTTTTTATCGGGTTGATTGCTCCGCTGGTAGTATCTTTCAAGGATTTTAAAAAAGGGACGATTTTGGGATTGATTATGGTCACACTGGAAATTAGCCTGGCAATGGTCACATTTGTGATGCTTTTTGATTACTCAACGGCCGAGATGCTAAGTTACCCTTTCCATGAAACAATCAGGTATATCGAGGTTGGCTTCCTGCAAAATGTAGAAACCTTATTCTTCCCATTTTGGCTCGTGGCTACTTTCATAAGGTTTTCATTTTATTTATATATCAGTGCGGTACTTCTGGCAGGAATCCTGAATATTAAGGAATCTGAATATTTGATACCGTTAATAACGACACTGATCATTTTATTTGGTCTCGCACCAGACAGCCCATCAATCGTACTTTATAACATGAGGCAAAACATATTGATGATGGTCAGTCCGGTATTTTTTTTACTGCCGCCGCTTATGTGGCTAATTGCGAAGATACGGGGAGATTTTAAAAATGGGACAGTTCAAGAATCTAATTAA
- a CDS encoding spore germination protein, with protein sequence MLKEMLRLINKPQKQPSPSAEKLTGEQDDLKNQKFSRNLVDNLSVIKKLYSIPDNKDVKLREMHLEGFGKNAALIFISTISDVKSIEENILKPLTENTSANKRVKDVVSIQMVHEIEIFKDAVKDVNKGNALLILDGEAKGYILDCPDFQSRAIEKPESEILIKGPKEAFNEKVVANISLLRKKIKNENLIVEVIEVSQRSHNDVYILYIRGLANEKLVDNIKERLGSLEVNALQNLSLLEEYIEERNYSLFPSVLTTERPDRAASFLEDGYIALLMDNSPDSLVLPATFWSFFHSPEDHYLRIHYGNFTRALRMVALFITLFTSAIYIAITTFHAEMIPPDLLLAIASSREKVPFPAVIEILVMEAAFELIREAGLRVPSPIGPTIGIVGALILGQAAVEANIISPIVIIVVALGGLSSFAVADLSLNFAVRLIRFAFILSAAFLGIYGMTAFFAAGIFYLVSLKSFGVPYLAPLSPSYKSSKDTIFRRLVKNEKLRPGFLKTSDSQKKAMGHKQ encoded by the coding sequence TTGTTAAAGGAAATGCTCAGGCTGATCAACAAACCGCAAAAACAACCTTCTCCCTCGGCGGAAAAGCTGACTGGAGAGCAGGATGACCTGAAGAATCAGAAGTTTTCACGCAATCTTGTAGACAATCTGTCAGTGATCAAAAAACTCTACAGCATTCCTGACAACAAGGACGTAAAATTGCGGGAAATGCACCTTGAGGGCTTCGGTAAAAATGCAGCTCTTATATTCATCAGCACAATCTCAGATGTTAAGAGTATAGAAGAAAACATCCTCAAGCCTTTGACGGAAAACACCTCGGCAAATAAAAGGGTAAAAGATGTTGTTTCCATCCAAATGGTCCATGAAATTGAGATTTTCAAGGATGCTGTCAAGGATGTGAATAAAGGCAATGCCCTGCTGATATTAGATGGTGAAGCAAAGGGATATATCCTTGATTGTCCTGATTTCCAGAGCAGGGCCATTGAAAAACCCGAGAGCGAAATTTTAATTAAAGGACCAAAAGAGGCCTTCAATGAAAAAGTAGTGGCAAACATCTCCCTGCTCAGGAAGAAAATCAAGAATGAGAATTTGATTGTCGAAGTGATCGAAGTATCCCAGCGCTCGCATAATGATGTTTACATTCTGTATATTCGTGGTCTTGCCAATGAAAAGCTGGTGGACAATATCAAGGAGCGATTGGGCAGTCTTGAGGTTAATGCCCTTCAAAACCTTTCGCTGCTGGAGGAATACATTGAGGAGCGGAATTACTCGCTGTTTCCAAGTGTGTTGACAACGGAACGTCCTGATCGGGCCGCCTCTTTCCTTGAAGATGGCTATATTGCTTTGCTTATGGACAACTCACCTGATAGCCTGGTTCTGCCTGCGACGTTCTGGTCTTTTTTCCATAGTCCCGAAGATCACTACTTGAGAATTCATTATGGCAATTTCACTAGAGCCTTAAGAATGGTTGCGCTATTCATTACGCTTTTCACTTCAGCCATCTATATTGCGATTACCACCTTTCATGCGGAAATGATTCCGCCGGATTTACTGCTTGCGATTGCCTCTTCCCGAGAGAAAGTGCCATTCCCTGCAGTGATTGAAATCTTGGTTATGGAAGCTGCTTTTGAGCTGATCCGAGAAGCGGGACTGCGTGTGCCCAGTCCAATCGGTCCGACGATCGGTATTGTTGGTGCGCTCATTCTTGGACAGGCTGCCGTTGAGGCGAATATCATCTCCCCGATTGTCATTATTGTGGTGGCACTAGGCGGCCTGAGTTCCTTTGCGGTTGCAGATTTAAGCCTGAACTTCGCTGTACGGCTCATCCGTTTTGCTTTTATCCTGAGTGCAGCATTCTTGGGGATATATGGGATGACAGCATTTTTTGCTGCAGGCATTTTTTATTTGGTTTCACTCAAATCCTTCGGTGTTCCATATTTAGCACCGTTGTCTCCAAGTTATAAATCGTCCAAGGATACTATTTTTCGGCGGCTTGTGAAAAATGAGAAACTCCGCCCGGGATTTTTGAAAACCTCTGATTCACAAAAAAAAGCGATGGGGCATAAGCAATGA
- a CDS encoding F510_1955 family glycosylhydrolase: MYKLRSVLIPILAAILFTGCSGQENHEQAQPATDESKDKTEEKNTSQKEPQTDFILKADPQTIEHIHGIGYPGNDDGLYVASHQGLKIYKNGEWLEMTDENHDYMGFQAVEDGFVASGHPAQGSDLKNPLGLVKSTDNGKTLEKIAFYGESDFHFLSASFRDNVYYLINEEPNSELERGVYVSKDKGGAWEPVELNGLDANSLGMIAVHPENGGTLAMATREGVFVSNDFGTTMERKGDYQMVTAAAYSKENLYIAPVEHEKIKLVRLPVGQQGTGEELPIPNLKYDNPITYIAADPEQDGTIAFITILNDLYESKDGGKTWNQLLINGRIE, encoded by the coding sequence ATGTATAAATTAAGATCAGTTTTGATTCCTATCCTTGCCGCAATCCTGTTCACCGGATGTTCAGGTCAAGAAAATCATGAACAGGCTCAGCCTGCTACTGATGAAAGTAAGGATAAAACCGAGGAGAAAAATACATCACAAAAGGAACCGCAGACTGACTTTATTTTAAAGGCAGATCCACAAACGATCGAACATATCCATGGGATTGGTTACCCGGGAAATGATGACGGATTATATGTTGCCTCCCACCAGGGCTTGAAGATTTATAAAAATGGTGAATGGCTTGAAATGACGGACGAAAACCATGATTATATGGGATTTCAGGCTGTTGAAGATGGATTTGTAGCAAGCGGTCATCCAGCACAAGGATCGGACCTTAAAAACCCGCTAGGCCTTGTGAAAAGTACGGACAACGGCAAGACACTTGAAAAAATAGCTTTTTATGGAGAGAGCGATTTTCACTTCCTGTCTGCAAGCTTTCGCGATAACGTCTATTACTTGATAAACGAGGAACCCAACTCCGAGCTGGAACGAGGTGTTTATGTATCCAAAGATAAAGGAGGGGCATGGGAACCTGTGGAGCTTAATGGCCTCGATGCAAACAGCCTGGGTATGATTGCGGTTCACCCTGAAAACGGAGGCACCTTAGCGATGGCAACGAGGGAAGGAGTTTTTGTTTCGAACGATTTTGGCACAACGATGGAAAGAAAAGGAGATTATCAAATGGTAACGGCAGCTGCTTATTCCAAGGAGAACTTGTATATCGCACCTGTAGAACATGAAAAAATTAAGCTAGTCAGACTTCCAGTAGGGCAGCAAGGTACAGGGGAGGAGCTTCCTATCCCCAACCTGAAGTATGACAATCCGATTACCTATATAGCGGCTGATCCTGAGCAGGACGGCACGATTGCTTTTATCACCATCTTGAACGATCTTTACGAATCCAAGGATGGCGGTAAAACATGGAATCAGCTTTTGATTAACGGAAGAATTGAATAG
- a CDS encoding TVP38/TMEM64 family protein, with protein MSLLEALSGQPFWIAAIISLAVSIVIAIAGIIPSAFVTAANIVFFGFFWGLVLSTLGEALGAVLSFILYRKGLKSLSGKIGSIKGFKLLEKLKGTKGMEAFVLVLVLRLFPFAPSGLVTLAASYSKIGTWAFAASSTIGKIPALLIEAYSVHTVIGWETQYQLAAAIFAAAAGICYYYWTTKRKKRR; from the coding sequence ATGTCATTATTGGAAGCTTTATCCGGCCAGCCATTTTGGATAGCCGCTATCATTAGCCTTGCAGTCAGCATAGTCATCGCGATAGCAGGTATCATCCCAAGCGCTTTTGTGACAGCTGCGAACATCGTTTTCTTTGGATTTTTCTGGGGGCTTGTTCTTTCCACTTTAGGGGAAGCATTGGGAGCTGTCTTAAGTTTTATACTGTATCGTAAGGGGCTTAAAAGCCTGAGTGGCAAAATCGGTTCTATAAAAGGATTTAAATTATTGGAAAAGCTAAAGGGAACAAAGGGCATGGAGGCGTTTGTGCTGGTCCTTGTCTTAAGGCTTTTTCCGTTCGCGCCATCCGGACTCGTCACCCTTGCCGCTTCATACAGCAAGATAGGGACATGGGCTTTTGCAGCTTCGAGTACAATTGGCAAAATTCCTGCCCTCTTAATCGAGGCATACTCCGTTCATACTGTTATTGGCTGGGAAACACAATATCAGCTTGCTGCAGCAATTTTTGCGGCAGCAGCCGGGATTTGCTACTATTATTGGACAACAAAGAGAAAAAAACGGAGGTAG
- a CDS encoding Ger(x)C family spore germination protein, protein MGQFKNLIKISMMIIITFSLTGCWDKTELDQKAYVIGIGLDAHEKEGKIKVTYLVANPEVGSQQSGGGSTESPEEVISLVADDFISSRNTANTVISKEISYDLLSVIIVSEELARKPDFIRVIYSAAKDREIKRTTELVITKESAEKFILNNNPLLETRPHKYFEFMIRRGKETGMIPNTDLNGFFQVAETDADLFLAIYASTEKERDKEIISDDDFMAGEVQFGGKTNDTQFMGSAVFKEGMMIGKITGEETRISSLLDNTWELEDFKTTFKDPFDERYRISARVAKQRKNSYDFKQRNGKAIIDIRVPVYVEILSDPSMVNFAKNNDKVAELKKSMTKTMEEHLTQYIKYTQEEFKGDTFHLSVPIRKGFWTLQEFRDFDWMKSYPDAEINVNVDIRFGEFGRQTKLPELREVRD, encoded by the coding sequence ATGGGACAGTTCAAGAATCTAATTAAAATCTCTATGATGATCATCATTACCTTTTCTTTGACAGGCTGTTGGGATAAGACCGAACTTGACCAAAAAGCCTATGTGATTGGTATTGGTCTTGATGCACACGAAAAGGAAGGGAAAATCAAGGTGACGTATTTAGTCGCCAATCCTGAGGTAGGTTCGCAGCAATCGGGAGGTGGATCAACTGAATCTCCGGAGGAAGTCATTTCGCTTGTGGCCGATGATTTCATCAGTTCACGGAATACAGCGAATACAGTCATCTCAAAGGAAATTTCCTATGACTTATTAAGTGTCATCATTGTATCGGAGGAGTTAGCGAGGAAACCTGATTTTATCAGGGTGATCTACTCAGCAGCGAAAGACAGGGAAATTAAAAGGACCACAGAATTGGTCATAACAAAAGAAAGTGCCGAAAAATTCATCTTGAACAATAACCCATTACTTGAGACCAGGCCACATAAATATTTTGAGTTCATGATCAGGAGGGGAAAAGAGACAGGAATGATTCCGAATACTGATTTGAATGGCTTTTTCCAGGTGGCAGAAACTGACGCAGATTTATTCCTGGCGATTTATGCTTCAACTGAGAAGGAAAGAGATAAAGAGATTATTTCTGATGATGACTTCATGGCAGGGGAAGTCCAATTTGGCGGAAAAACAAATGACACACAGTTCATGGGATCTGCTGTTTTTAAAGAAGGAATGATGATTGGAAAAATAACAGGAGAAGAAACACGGATCTCCTCCCTGCTGGACAATACTTGGGAATTAGAAGATTTTAAGACGACTTTCAAGGATCCATTTGATGAAAGGTATCGAATCTCAGCAAGAGTCGCTAAACAAAGGAAGAATAGCTATGACTTCAAGCAGCGAAACGGTAAAGCAATTATAGATATAAGGGTTCCGGTTTATGTTGAAATACTCAGTGATCCGAGTATGGTCAATTTTGCAAAAAATAATGATAAAGTAGCTGAATTGAAGAAGTCGATGACAAAAACAATGGAAGAACATCTAACACAATACATTAAATATACTCAAGAAGAATTCAAAGGCGATACTTTCCATTTGTCGGTTCCGATTAGGAAGGGATTTTGGACTCTCCAGGAATTCAGGGATTTTGACTGGATGAAATCGTATCCCGATGCTGAAATCAATGTGAATGTTGATATCCGATTTGGCGAGTTTGGCAGGCAGACCAAGCTGCCAGAGCTGCGGGAGGTGAGGGATTAA
- a CDS encoding helix-turn-helix domain-containing protein: protein MSLVGYNFGKILRSSRVFKGLTEAQLAEGICSEEDIVQFEKEEKYPTIDQLLKMATKLEVELNHFFDIASTDTYNYAIAVTELIKKYKRERDYAAINEIIQKEQDNPLFKHTSYNQFLVWHQGICSYYLEDDRQKSIDLLVQALDMTHQKEAAMTEREIEILTSMAIIEKDSGNLDEAVGLFQKALNQLTELPQVQDSRIWLRILYGLAQALSKLERYEESLIYSSKGIDNCIYEENMYLFGELCYQTGMNYIKLGKENKGKEYLEKAVTIFKLQKNEKFASLVRDEMEKLLKYC, encoded by the coding sequence ATGAGCCTGGTTGGATATAACTTCGGGAAAATTCTTAGGTCTTCTAGGGTTTTTAAAGGTTTGACTGAGGCACAGTTGGCTGAAGGGATCTGTTCTGAAGAGGATATCGTTCAATTTGAAAAAGAAGAGAAATATCCAACAATCGATCAATTATTAAAAATGGCAACAAAGCTTGAAGTTGAGCTTAACCATTTTTTCGATATCGCTTCTACTGATACATACAATTACGCGATCGCGGTTACGGAGTTAATAAAAAAGTATAAAAGAGAACGGGATTATGCCGCAATCAATGAAATCATCCAGAAGGAACAGGATAATCCACTGTTCAAACATACATCATACAATCAATTCCTGGTATGGCACCAGGGAATATGCAGCTATTACCTGGAAGATGATAGACAGAAATCCATTGACCTGCTTGTTCAGGCTTTGGACATGACCCATCAGAAAGAGGCTGCAATGACAGAACGGGAAATTGAGATTTTGACGAGCATGGCAATCATTGAAAAGGATAGCGGGAACCTGGACGAGGCTGTCGGGCTTTTTCAAAAAGCTTTGAACCAATTGACAGAGCTCCCTCAAGTCCAAGATTCAAGAATCTGGCTAAGGATTCTCTATGGGCTTGCCCAGGCATTATCAAAGCTTGAGAGATATGAAGAATCCCTCATCTATTCCAGCAAAGGAATCGATAACTGTATATATGAAGAAAACATGTATTTATTTGGAGAACTTTGTTACCAAACAGGCATGAATTACATTAAATTGGGTAAAGAAAACAAAGGTAAGGAATATCTTGAAAAAGCAGTCACGATATTCAAGCTGCAGAAAAATGAGAAGTTTGCTAGTTTAGTAAGAGATGAGATGGAAAAATTATTGAAGTATTGTTGA